The sequence below is a genomic window from Harmonia axyridis chromosome 1, icHarAxyr1.1, whole genome shotgun sequence.
ATTTTGGGGCCACAACGGACACAGCAACGTACGCCTTGGGGTTTCTATTGATGAAAATCGGCTTTCCCGTGACCCtatgatatgaaaaatatttcggaTATGCTTTCGTAGTGCTGGATTCTGAATCCGCTTGCTTGATGCGATCGGTTGGAGCGTTAGAAGATAATTCGTTATTTACAAATGTTACTTTGGACTCTTCGTTCTCGAAGGTTGGCCACTCTTTTGTTGAAGTGGTGGAGATGATGGTGTTCATGAAGAGGCCGGTGTTTATATCTGGTTGGCCGTTGTCACTGATCATCGCTACTTCTTTGTTGATCTCGTCTTGCTTATacttctttttcgatttttctaccATTGGTGGTGGGGTGGTTGTTGTTTGTTCTTGGTGTGGAGGATTCTCTACCCCTTCGAGTATGGTTTGTATTTTTCTGGTGTTGTTTTGATAGTCTTCTATAAGTTTTTTGGAGGTGAGGATGTCTTGATCGATTTGACCTGGAATGAAAGAAACTGGAGTTAAAATTTGgcttaatttttatatttttcgaatatgaGACTTGATTCATAGATTAAGTAATGAAATATAGCATTGAATTCAGAATGAAGCTACACTTTTTTGAGCAAGTCATTGCTGTTAATAGAGGTGCTGAAACTTATTAAAAAAGGATAAGAAAAAAGTCTTTGATATGTGTCTCTTAGCATAATATTGCCAAACTAATGAGAATATAAGTACCAGATAGCTCACAATTcaaaccctatttttttgtacAGTTTACAGTTGAACTAGAGCTTTTGTCTAGTAATCCTATCGACCACATATTGTGTTTCCACTGAGGGCTTGTCTTCGACAGCAATCATTGGAGCAGTGTACCTTGCGACTAGATTGGAGCGTTGAATGCCTTAAGGTAGTCTTCAATGATGAATCTCGACGATCCTGCTTAGGAATTCCCGATGGTCACATGATAGTCAGAAGGAAACGTAAAGCACGTCACAACTTGCAGCTTTCTGTTGAGTGGCATGTACACCAATGACACTGTAAGGGTTATGCCTCAGTTGGTCTTCATCCTAGGCAATATTAATGCCTTCCGATATATTGATGAAATGGTAGAACCCTAAATCCTTCTATTCCTTAAAGAACTGGAGGATCCGATTCTTCAAGACATTACATGGAACACTATGATGAAGCTATCGTCAATATACTACCATTGGTACCAAGGTGGGACTTTATAGGTAGAAGAGTGAAACAATTAGCCAATCCTCCACAAACACTAGAAGCTCTCCGGCATGTTTTACAGAATTCCTGGGATGCAATACCTCATGAGGAAATCGATCACTAGGTGGAATGCCAAGAAGGTTCCGGGAGTGTCAAAATGCCTTTATCCTTTATTTAAGTTCTTAGGCGTTTTGATCAAACTTCGAAACATTTCTGCCAAGTATGGTCTTCTTGATATGTCACATAGTATGTTCaaacttgatgaaaataaaaataagtacaatttccaatagagtaataatatcatacgatattaattatttcatctggtcaatgtatcagcaatagaaaactgccatcaacacaaccattgtcagacagaaggtctccacgccattacgaaggattcataatcgaaagtaacccaaggagaatgcatgtcatcaagggaggatagcgatataccggtttcacccttattagggatcatcagtaccgcataaccctaCCCAACCAAccaatatcgtatgatattattactctattggaaattgtacttatttttattttcatcaattatttccaaatattagCCGTTTTATTTGTTATGTTCAAACTTCTTCATGTGTCttcaaatcgaattttgtcttcCCAAAATGACTTTACAGATCAAGATACTTTAACATGTTTTGAATATACCTATTAGGGATtcctcaagccaagtagtttgacatttcaaccaattactcgacttgaaaatcaagctcgtaaaaagttaaatacttgtgcttgactcgacttgattttggatatttattgttcgacatgatatcaagctacttgacattacttgagtttgatatgcacgcgtcgcgttgcaaggcatatatttctgcaatctcgtgcacgcttagagtgaataaggggattcctcgagcgccgagagactgaagtattcgccagtgtgactttattattagttttctcacatttatatgaaatctattgatagattttggtaatttcagaaatatctttccaaacttggcttaaatggccaaggatttgttatcaacgccagcatcttcagctactgttgaaagacaattttccagagctgctcttacagttaaaaaaacccgcaataggttaggcggcAAATATATaaaatgcctcatgtgtcttagatcctggatggaaaataatgaaatcaaacctGAAGGTTTCTCattattaagaaactttattttttatttcgttttatagtgattcaatttatgtttctatttcaaaaagttgatattttcggtttttttgtacaataagttcaataaaagaagtgttttttttgcaagtttcaagtacttgataaatgaatacttgacttgagattgagaaacttctacttgacttgagcttgacttgaaatcatataaatctcaagccaagtagcttgaaaatcaagccaagccgtgaatccctaataccTATTGCAAAAAAAGaacaattcaagaaaattatacatattcagtatattttgtatttcactcaatttcaaGAACTCCTCAAATATAGCTCATCATCTATAAACAAACCAATTATCATAACTGCTCTTCAGATCGAAAATCCTAGatgttgaaacaattttttgttcaCCCGATAAGGACCAAAGTTTTTTTCCATTCAGCAAAAGCGATAACTTTTCCTTCCGTATATTCCCTTTAAAAGTACTGAAGACCTCTCTACTAACTGTTATCTTTTCCGCTAGAGAAAACAATAATTCTTCAACTTTCCTGAATGGGCTCTTCAGATAATGATGCTAATAATTTCCTCAACAAACAACCTGAAAGAGGCTGATATTCCTGTCGGTCCATTATTTTATTCTCGAACTTCATCCATGCCTGTATCAAAGCCTTCGCCTTTGGAAAAGAGAAACATACTTAATCTCCCATTTTCTTTCGGCCCCGAATATGTTTTGATATCCTATACAATATCCTCTCTTACCATATGTAATGTCATCATGTATCCACTCTTAAGCTTGGGAGAAAAGGCTTTTTACGTAGAGATAGAATCCCTAGTTGAAAGCACCTTATGGTCAAAGAGGAGAATATAAATATGCTAATGCTTCACGCGACCTCTCAGGGCACCACCTTTGATCTTTGGAAGCAGTTGATTCGATTATTCCATAGGAGACAGTGGCGTTCGTTGAAATTTCGATATGCGAGCTTTTCCTGATATTGAGTTAGATATTCCTGACAGATGATTAAGAGCTGTAATGTAGCCAAAGACTTTACGGTGCAATTGAAGTATGAAATCACTAGCGCAGCTAAAGGGGGGTCCAAAAATTCAACAGTTCAAAGAAAGTTTGTCGACATTATGTCTCTAATgcatttttgtttattattcatAAATCAGCATCATTTATTGCTCCGACGCGTCGCCAACTTTTGGCGACGAAACACCATTcaaaacgggtgtttttttttcgaggtataaactttaagttggcattactgttcaaggtggcgaccgatttaacagctgtcgagtgatttattctcagtttggtttggcaattcatcatgaatagactcaccccTGAACatcacttgcaaatagtgcaattttatttcgaaaataatggttctgtgcggaatacgtatcgcgcactacgtccattctattttgtttagcgatgaagcacacttctggttgaatggctacgtcaacaaacaaaactgtcacatttggagtgaagttaatcctcaagtgtatgtcgaaacaccacaaacccttgaccatttagaagacaacattcgccgtgttattgccgatatacggccacaaatgttgaaaaaagttatcgaaaattggacgtccagattggactatatccgagccagccgtggtggtcatatgccagaaatcatatttaaaatgtaatgtcacaagattatcttgcggataaataaaattcatgtcaatcgaataatccatcgttgttttattgcaatttaaagttctatagctctaaaaaaaacaccctttatacacTGAATTAAAACGTGGACGTAGTTCGCTCACCAACGAAGTTAAAGAAGGTCATCCAAAATCAGTCGTTGTGCCGGTAAATATTGAAGCtgtgcgaaaactaattggagaaGATCGTTATGTGACATATCAAGAAATTGAGAGATGTTTAAGCATTAGTATGACTAGCATACATAAGATTTGCATGAACATTTGTGTAGCTCTGTGCAAGTTGGACTCCACATTTGTTGAATGATGCTCAAAAAATTGCTAGTGTCGATTGATGGCgtaaaatgatttcgaaatacaaCTGTGGTGCATCCAAAGCAGTATACAACATTATCACTGGTGACGAGTTGTGTTTTTATTCATACAAGCCAGAAAGGAAAGACCAGTTGACAATTTGGGTGTTTCGATGTGAAGCAAAGCCCACTAAAGTTCTTGGTTCTCGAAGCATTAAGAAGCAAATGGTGGTGTCTTTCTTCATAAAACTGATCCTGTGGAAATTGTGGCTCTTGAGAATCAAAAGACTGTTAATTCAGAGTGGTATGATACCATTTGTTTGCGCAAAGTCTTCCATAAATTGAGAAAAACAAACCCAAACGACGAATGATTTTGCATCATGATAATGCAAGCTCACGCACATCAAATGCAGCGAATGAGTATTTAGAcacacaaaaaatcaaattaatgggTCCTCCACCTTACAGCCCCTACTTGGCACCGaatgaattcttcttcttcccagAAATTAAAGATAAACTTCGTGGATAACGATTTTCATCGCTCGAAGATGCGGTTGAGGCCTTCAAAACACATATTTTGGAACTACCATCTTCTGactggaaaaaatatttcgaatgatgGTTCAATCGCATGTAAAATAGTATGGATCTTAAAGGCGATTATTTTGAAAAGAAGTAAAAATATTTCCCATCAAAATCGcttgttttttttgtattctcaatacataaatagtaaccctCGCTGTTCGGGAACCGAGCTCTCAAAGAGGTCATTCCAATCCCATTcagaaatcgaaaaagaaaGTTCTATCGAGGATCTAAGAGGATCACACCATCGTAAATAGATGCATAAAACGCCACTCTATTTCAACAAGGGTATAGCTGTTATTTTGGCATAGTGTCTCTTTTGTCCGCTTGTCGAAGAATTGAATTATGAAGGACATCGAAAATGCATTAAACCAAATGGGGGTTTCTTTCAAATTCCACGGGCACACCGATATTTTCGATATTATCCAATCCGAGGTCCATATATTCATCAAGCGCTGAAATGTATTAAATTATCGGGACAACTGAAAGGACCCTCTGTCGTGAAATATTGAGGATAGGGGAATCCCCCAGTTGGATTGCCACGAATGGCGACATGCAAGGTGGCCGTAATAATATATGGACTGAAATATTGCCGAGAAAAAAATTGCCCTTTCGTAGGTTTTTCCTGCATTCTTTGCTAACGAAGAGATTAGGGTGACATATTACGGAATTTGTTCCCTAGATTTTCGTTTCAGTTGCTGAATAATCGTATGGAATTTCCTTTTATTATGTTGCCTAATCTTGGATTTGCTCGTTAAGCGGTCAAGGTTAGCCAGTGGCGCGGTTGTCACTTTAGAATATTTATTGTTGTGGGGCGGAGATTTTCACAACACTGTTGAATATTGATTCAGGCCAGTTGACATTTGTGATCTAAATGTGGCGATAAAAAAGCAggaattagacataatgtctgtgtctagccaaAATTGTAGTCAAATACTTGacataaatgtacctgcattagtgtaacaatggtctttcgtggtacttgtgcatacaactttctcattcattaGGTTCTCAGAAAAAtgcaatagagaatatctttaccCTACTAGTGCAGAACCATGTTACCATTgagcaggcatacaacttagagaataagaaaaggaagaagaaattcacggtatgcaatatgattttatgtttgtaacccaggtataataCTGGGATAAGCAGAGTTGAGTGAAGTAAGTTatgaggtgatgaccagttgagtaaGTAGAGTGTTTAAGGATGTTTTCatgtgctgtaccacaataagaTTCTCGTCTGTTGTCCATCAGTATTTTAATAATCCCCATGAAAACGCGATACCCAATATGAACATAACAGAAATAAATGCGTATCTTGActtatattttaaataatgCTCCAATGCTACCACAATATACACGGTGTCATACATTGCAAAATAAATAGAGGTCTTTTCCGTTATTATTGAAGAAGtgcgaaaaaatttgaaaatgtccGATTGCAATTTTTAAAAGACAACACACTCTCATATCAAATTATctgataattttttcacaagtgTAGTTCATTGGAATATTTCATCTataaaaaaactaatttttggaaaaaacaagaatttcgtgtgctgatgaaatattgctttttgaagggaaaaaatacagttgaagcaaaatcttggcttgatgaagagtttccggggtctgcaccaggaaaatcaaccatcactgattggtatgctaagtttaaacgtggtgaaatgagcaccgaagccggcgaacgcagtggacgcccaaaagaggctgtcaccgacgaaaaaaatcgaaaaagttcacaaaataattttgaatgaccgtaaagtgaagttgatcgagataacataaattgtaaagatatcatctgaacgtgtacatcatattattcacgaatatttgtacatgagaaagctgtgtgcaaagtATGTGCAGCGCAAGCtcataatcgatcaaaagcaacaacgtgttaatgattctgagaagtggttgaagctgtttaagtgcaataagcctgagtttttgcgtcgatatgacaatggatgaaatatttttcattccattCTCCATTCCATAATTTTTCTTCGGTGTCCAATCGACagccagctgagtggactgcacacgatgagccgaatccaaagcgaggaaaacacaacagtcagctggcaaggttatggaatcggtattctgggatgcgcaaggtataatattcattgattacctccaaaagggccagaccatcaacagcgatcattatatagcgttataagatagtttaaaggatgaaatcgttaaaaaacggcccaatttgaagataaaaagatgctatttcatcaagacaatgcgccgtgtcacaaatcaatgaaaacaatagcaaaattgcatgaattgggcttcgaattgcttctgcatccaccgtattcgccagatatgGCCCCAGGCGACTTTTTCCTgctctcagacctcgaaagaatgctcgctggaaagaaatttagcgccagtgAAGAAGTACTCGCCGAAAATATGGCCTATTcagaagcgaaagacaaatcgtactacaaaaatggtatcgaaaagttggaagatcgctataatcgctgtatcgccctcgaaggcaactatgtcgaataattaaatcgaattttgcaagaaaaatttgttttactatggtagaccggggacttttccaTAGGCCTGGAACATATGACAATATTAGCGAATGCAATGCTTCCATGCACCGCACGCCACTGACCTACCCACTACCCAATCGAATACCCCCCGCCCTATTATACCCCGCACAACCAGACACGAACCAGTCCCGATATTTCGCGAAAATGTCGGTCATAAATCCCTAGCAACATCGAATTACAGGTGAGCACACGCGGTCATACCTACCGTACAACATATCCGAACGGGACAAATATATCAGTTGCTTGGTATGCGGGTGTGATGAATCGTACACGTCAATTTGTAAACGCCATTACGCTGGGGGCCCCCAATAACTCCTGTTTAGCATACGTGCGTGAAATCGGGAATTTCTGGATGCCGAGAAAAAGCTACGTGGCCCGGAAATCGTGTATATTTAATAATCGTAGACGACGGATATGTTTGTTCGTTGCGGAGCGGTAAAATGATTTCGGTTAGGGGAAATTGGGGGATTTTTTTTGAGGGCTTTGGTACCTATCGGAAAAACATGTTTCTTCGTGTTGGGTGTTCTTCCTTCTAGATGTG
It includes:
- the LOC123681943 gene encoding uncharacterized protein LOC123681943 isoform X2 encodes the protein MRYMYKVFFCCALLAAVQEVAQADKEDKSDEETTNDLGAGELLLELLVKITANPDQWSRVHKLLRQIDQDILTSKKLIEDYQNNTRKIQTILEGVENPPHQEQTTTTPPPMVEKSKKKYKQDEINKEVAMISDNGQPDINTGLFMNTIISTTSTKEWPTFENEESKVTFVNNELSSNAPTDRIKQADSESSTTKAYPKYFSYHRVTGKPIFINRNPKAYVAVSVVAPKSPEVHSDEDLELEDELRQLKPWTHSQNLKNMESIRSRWIIDTSKEDKNAEV